The window AAGGTTCAACCTTCCCAAAccggtttttctttttctttcttttcttttttgtttcagttatttctccttttctttttgtgttttcctttattttttatttctgttttcctttcttttttaATTTTCATTATTTCGTTCccaaattcatgaaaattttCTGAAATCcgaaaacatttttttaaacagcTGAATATTTTTTATCATTCGACATTTTTTCAAATTGGTTGAACATTTTATGAACTTCAAAATTGTTcataaattaaaaaaaaggttcatcatatttaaaaaaaatcatcatATTCAGAAAAATTTATAGAATTGAGAAAATGTTCTTTAATTCAATATTTGTTCATCAGATTTAAAAAAATCATTGAATTTAACTTTTTTCATAAAATACCAAAAGTGTTCACCAAATATTCAATTTTTCATGAAAATAAAAAACCATTTATTTTGAGTTTCTGAACATTGTTTTTCAGTAGtgaacattttttattttttttccaaaatccCAAACTTTTTTTAAAGAAgcaaagaaaaacagaaaaagaaaaaacataAGAGCCCCTCCCCGCACCTGGGCCAGCCCTAGTTTGAGCGTTGGGGGCGGGGGGCAGGGGGTTCTCGCCGCACCTTTTCCCAGCATCCCAGTGCGTGGAATAGGAGCTCCCAGCTGCGGCGTTTGCCGAGACAGCCTTCGGAAACCCACAAAAATATTCCTCCAAACCTAGCAAGCACACCTCTCTCCCGGAACCAGCAACTCTCCGCCGTCGCATCAGTGCCTGCAGACTGAGCCATTTTCTATAATTATTTTTGAGTGTTGAGGAATTAGGGAATAAAAAAGTGTGAACATTTAGGGGACAATGTTGGATGCCGGCTCCCGCATCAATGTCCTTGGACTGGGCCACTAGCTTATTTTCGGTTTTGGGAAGGCTCTAGAACCTTCCCGAACTGGGTTTTTTGGggttttctccttttcttttttccttttgttttttaagtcccattttttctttcttttttcattttctttttttttccaaattcacaaacatttttggAAATACTGGAATTTTGTAAAATCCGTGATTTCTTTCAAATTGTTCGAAAATTTTatgaaattcaaaatttgttcatagaattcaaaaaatgttaatcaaaatttttaaaaatgttcatgatttttttaaatgttcaTTATATTCAAAATTGTTCATATAATTCGAAAATGTTCTTGCATCCAATATGTGTTCATCAAATTCGAAAAATGGTCATTGAATTTAAATTTAGTTCATGAAATGCCAAAATGTTCATCTAAATTCACAATTGTTCATgaaaattcaaaatttgttcatagaaaacaaaaaatttgtTTCAGTTCTAGGCGATCAGCCAGTGTGGCAATAGCCATTAGTTCTTGCGAGTATGAATTGATGAATGTGTATGTTTGCTGAGGGCTCTTTTCTCCTTGCATACCATATGGACCAGAGTGTGACAACTAGCCTAGTGAATTGCTCGTGGCTCGAGTCGTCGTGTAGTTCGTCGAACACCCAGTTCTTCGCACCTGGCTCTCGGTTGTCAGTCATCTTCTCCACCAAATTCACATCGGATAGAGCCCACACGAACCTTGCCATAGTGCAGCACAGGAGTGCATGTCTCCAAGAATCCTCTGCACCGCAGAGAGGGAAAGCGTCAACAAAGGACATGCTTTGCGTTTTAGAGTGTCCGTGGTTGGCAGAGAATGTCTCGTCAACCTCCATAGAAACACCTTGATCTTTGATGCCATGCCTATCTTTAGTTTAGGGCCGAGTTTGTTTGAAAAATCTGTGTGAATCAAAATCAGATCCAATCTGTGTGAATCAAAATCACGAAGGGGGTCGACACACGCAGAAAGATCAATTGGCTGAGCCCAAGCGTTTCTGTTTGTTTGAACCAAAATCATCACCATGCGTCCGGGCTGTACTAGCAGATCCGATGGCCATCGTGTGCTTGCTTGCCATCCGACGGTCTACAAGTCCAAGGATCGGTAGTAGTCTGTCTCGCACCCCGTGAGTAGAGCCCAGGGACTCGACCACAGCGTGCCCCGCCGCTCCCTCCtatggccaccgccgccgccatccgccgcctcctccgtcccacctcctccaccgccttGTCCCGTGCCCGCCGCATCCTCTCCTCCACCGCTTCTTCACCGCCAAACCGCAGCCCCAACACGAACAGCCCCGTCTCCTTCGACTGGTCCGACGACGACGAGAGTTCCCCCGCACCTCCACCCGCATCCCCGGCAAAGAACCCCACTCTGCCGCCGCCATACGACCCCTTCAGCAAGAAGCCCGCCGTGGCCGACCCACCCGACCCCACCAACCTTCAGGAGGTCTTCCATCAGATGCGAGCCGGAGGGCTCACCGACTATGCCATCAAGATGTTCGACGGATTGTCCAAGGACGGGCTCACGCACGAAGCGTTGGCTCTCTTCTCGGTCATCAAGGATAAGGGCGCCATGCCCGATGTCGTCGCCCACACCGCCGTCCTTGAGGCCTACGCCAACGCCGGCCCCGCCCACTGGCGCGACGCCGTGCGCACCTACAAGCGCATGCTCTCAAGCGGGGTCGCGCCGAACGCGTACACCATGGCCGTGCTCATCAAGGGGCTTGCGGCGAGCGACCGGTGTGCGGAGGCAGGCAAGTACCTGCTGGAGATGCTCGACCGTGGGATGCGACCCAATGTGGAGACGTGCCTGGCTGCCTTTGAGGCGCACGTCAGGATGGACAAGGTGGAAGAGGGGAAGGCTCTGCTggagacaatgaagaagaagggGTTCGTGTTGGATGAGGAGGCAGTGCGCAGCGGCACGGTCAAGCGGGGGCATGTCTTCAGGGGTGTCATGAGCCTGCTCTTTGGGAAGTCATAATTAATGGTACGCACCACTGTTCTGTTGATATAATAGGGTTGCATGAACACTTGTTGGTTTGTAACTTGCCAGGATTCTACTTGAAATCGAAATGTCTACTGGATGTCTGTTGCACAGGAGACAGGACAGGGTTGATATCCTGTCTTCCATGGCTTGCTTCTCCCTTATGATTAGTGTTTGAAGTTTGTTGTgttttttttttaatttgaatGATGATGCATGCATTTTAATCAGTTGTGAAACTGATTCCCATTAATCATAGACTCGTAGTGATGATAGTAATTGAGACTTCAGAATAGGTATTGGGCAAGATTATCTCTATTGCTCTGAACTAGCATTAACATGGATATAATTTTTATCATGACCAGCACACACACACTCTCATGATCTTTATGGTTACGCTATTTGAAGCTGTTGTGGCAGCATCAGCAGGAACAAAACCGTTGGTGGAGAAGTATCTGATTCAAAATTTCAAATACAAAGATTTCATCCTTCCTCTCTCCATATAAACATAGCATATCTTGGTGTTCTAAATTGGATTTATCTTTGTTCTGTACCATGTTATCTTCATTCATGCCTTATTTCAGCTCTGTGGTAATATATTGAGGGTGACATCAAAACCGGAATCCTTGATAATCAAATCAGGGATATACCCACTGGATATACCAGAGATCGGTATTCAGCGTGATGGTATGCTGATAAACGTTTGACTAACAAATTAATGCTAGTTCAATTTTGTTATCATGGTAATATTTGACAAGGTGTAATAGTTTCATAGCCTCATAGTCATAGGTAACTCAGTGAACCTTGTATTTTACTTGCTAGCATTTCTTTTTTACTCTGTATACCCAAGTGAACACAGCCATGCGGCTTTACCCCTAAACAAAGAGTAGTCTCACGATTCTCCCCCCTAATATAATCTTTGCTCTTCAAGCTTGACTTGATCTGGACCATCCCAATCTTAGCACTATACATTATGGAAGTTTTTCCAAATTAGGCATCCTAGACTTCTTTGGTCATGGAGTAGTACCCTTCTTCAAATATAACATAGCACCAACACAATAAAATATTTCTACCGACCAGATTAAGTTATGAAGAGTGCACTAAAGATTGGGAGTTTCCTGGTGCAGTCAAGGCAATCAAGTTGGGCCGTACTGAGCAATACAGTTTACTCTTTTATTTATGTTATTGCTGAAGATCATTGCTGCCTTTGTAACCTATCCAGCATAATATGCTGTTAGGGCTGGCAGAGTTAAGGAGGTGACCCATTTTCCAAGGTTTTGGTCTAAATGAAAGGATTTTGGTTGCTTTCTcaagttgcagaataaacaaGTGGCTGTAATGTGGAAATTATTAAATTCTTGGTACACATACCAAGAATATAAACGCATACCAGCACTAGCTTAAAGCTCAGTATCTGGGGTCTGGAAGTGGTGTATTGTTTGGTTCTCGTATGTCTTGTCATACCTACAGCTATTGCTAATCTGAAGTTGCTTTGGTGCACAGCGTTGCTTTAGGTAATTATCTAGGGATTGTTTATAAATCTCGGCTCATTTCCCTACTAAGTATTTGACTGGTTAGTTTAAGTGGACTCTTTGAACAAAAGGTCTTCCTATTTTATTCCATCCTTAGTGGTCAAATCTAGCTAGCTGTGCATTTAAAGTTAGTTTGATGCCATGCCTATCTTTAGTTTAGGGCCGAGTTTGTTTGAAAAATAGTAACTTCTATCACTATGAGTTACAGAATATTGTTGTGATTCAGTCATGTGATTTGCATGTTGGGTTTGCATTTTAATTTTTTCTCCGACAACATACGTTTAGAGACTTCAAATATACGTATGGATAAACCTTGCAAAAGCGAAAGTATGCTTCTAATCCCGACCTCAAATGCCCATGCCATGAACAGTAAAATAGAAAAAAGTTCAAGAAAATCTGAATTTTTTCTGTGGCAAACTTTAAGAAATGTTTGAAGAGCATGCAAAGTTTCAGTGAGAAATCACATTGGAGCAAGTCATGGCAAAAAAAAAGAGCTCCAAAATGCGTTCGAAAGTAAAATTTTCAGAGCATTGATTTTTTTTACCACGCCTTGCACCGATGTGATTTCGTGATGAATTTTTGCATGCTCTCCAAACATTCTCTAACGTTTAAcaaaaaaaaaatcagatgtttttttaaatttttttttgaatttgctGTTCATCCAAGAGCATTTGAGCTCGATATTAGAAACTCCACGTCCAAAATGGAAACAACAACAATGAGAAAACACTGCCAAGCAGCTACTAGCCGAAGAACATATGTTTATGATGTAGCGACCCCCAAAATTCCCTAAAATAAAAGCTACCCTAAAAATATGTAGCTGCATTTAGCTCATCAATGCATGTGTGGTAGAAGAATCCGCATGCATGTGCAATGGCACATGAGGAGGCTGCGGGGGCCTCGCTCCAGACATTTGCTTTAGGACCGGTTGCCGgagaaaaaatgttcatgaatttcaaaaaaatgCTTGTGGATTTTAAAAATGTTTGGTATTATTATAAATATTCTCAAATCTAAGAAAATGCTAGTTAATTCAACTCATATTTGTAAATTTGAAAAATCTTTGTgaatttcaaaaatgttcacaaaatttTAAAAATGTCTGTGAATTAAAAACCATTAATTTGAAAAATAGGCATGAATCCAAGAATTTACGTGAATCTGAAAAATGCTCACAAATTGGAGAATGCTTCCCAGATTTCAAAAAGTAATCACAAATTAAAAATAGAAAAAAGAAACCAACGTAACAATGGAGCTGAAAAAGAAAACTtagtttgggggggggggggggggttagaaCCTTCCCAAAACCTGGGATAAGAGGGGAAGTATTGTGGCattggggtggggtggggggtggggggatGCAGCGAACCACGTGCGGAATGGGATTCCCTGGGGCTGAAGGCGCCAAAATGTCTATATAATGCTCGCAACTTGCTCATCGGCCGCGGCCTTGTAGGGCACTCTCTCGCtcgcattttgggtttttgttgTCTCGGAAATAAACTAGCTACTCGGTTTCCTTTATGTTTTAATTTTCAGAAAATTGGTGAAACAAAAAAATGGTTCATGGATTAAAAAACAATTCTTAAAAAATGTTTCTTCAATTTATAAAAtaatcatgaatttgaaaagtGTGTGTGAATTTAAAAATTGTTCAAGAATTTTAAAAAGAAATTAATTCAGAAAATGTTAAAAATTGTTTAACAATTTCATGATTTTTTCACACAATCTTACAAAATCATTAATTTTGAAAAAATAATACAAAATGCACGTAAATGAAAAAAATCTTATCCGAAAGGTTCTAGAATGTTTCCAAAACCTGTGGAAGGAGGGCCGACACACTTAGGGTGTGCACTTTCTACTTGATGAACACTATTTGGGGCATTTCCTTTTAAACTGAAAAAACGCGAGCGTCAGGGAGATCCAAAATTGTGATCTCAGTTATCGATTAGCTGCATTAACCACTGGAGACACCATAGCTCATGCGATTAGTAACTCAgtctttttttctctctctttccgttttcattttcattttcatcttcagtttctttcccttttttaaatttgtgaactttttcaaaatctGTGAACCTTTTCCAAATTGACGAGGGTTTTTCCATTTCTGtgaagtttttttttcaaaatcgatgaacttttttcaaatttttgattttcttttttacaatatcgatgaacttttctcaatttttgatttttttttaaattgatgaacatttttttaaaattgatgGTAACTTTTTTTCTCCAAATGATGGTTTTTTTTATGTTTTGTTAACCTTTTTTTTATTTCACAATTTTGTTTGATAAGTATAAGAAAACCGGCCGGTTTTTGCTACCAGGCAAACAACACAAAAAAGAGCAGAAAAACCTATTGGCCGAGGAGGGACGGAGCCTGGATTTGGTCataggagggggggggggggggggggcgaagaCAATGGCACAAGAGATTTTTTTTTCTCTCTTGGATTAACCCGTTTTGCACATTCTTATAAGAAAGAAAAGAGTTAGAAAATCTGAGCACTAATAGAAAAACAACGACACAAGAGCTGTAGATTCATGAAATTAATTAGTGGTATTTTTAATTAAAAATTTGCATATCAATTAAATTATGCTCTGGCTATTACCTTGGTTCTTGCCTCATATTCACCATTTTCCCTAAAGGGGCGTACTTGGAACATTAACCATGTGATGAAATCAATGGGGAATAATTATTCGATGTCATGTATTAAGAAGTTCTAAATGTTTGAATTTAAATAATTATACTTACCTTAGTTAGGATTAGGCCGGTTCCCTTCGTGAGATTGCAAGGTAGCATCATGCTTCGATAGTTGAGACCTTGAACCAACTCGTTTGAAAACATTACGAATTGATTCAGCTCTCTTCTTCTTCATATCTACAAAAGCACAAATAAATAACTGGGAATGTTATAATTGATTCTCGATGCCTACAGTATGATTATACGTCTATAATTTGTAAAGGCACGAACTAAACAGGTCTGAAATAAACTACCTTCTCCCCTCGTGTTGTTGTCGCTCATCTGTGTGTCCCGTCTGCTGGCAACGTGTCCGTGGTGCGTAGATCGCCGCCTGCCTGTGCCGGCGTCCCCTTCCTTTCTCCACTTCTAGATGGCGGCGCAACCGTGCGATGTTCGATGGAAAGATCTGATCACAACAGCCAGTAGCCGTGGTTTCGATCGCAGCAGGTCAGCAGTCTTGGCGTCTTGGAAGCGAAGAGATTAGCAGCAATATGTGTGTCCATGGTGGCTGCATCAAACATGCCTTTTTCTCTTCCTCAATAGCCTAGTTTTTTTAGTGGATGACGATGGCCTGTTGAGCATTCTTCTTACGTGGATTTTGTGCTTTTTGCCTACAAAATGCAAAATGGGCTGTACATGGGCTTAGGCTTTATGTCAAACAGAGGCCGAaggattttgtgtgtgtgtgtgacgcggggggcgggggggggggggggggggcgtatGATCAATTGCAAATGCAAAAAAATAGCGAATAAGTGATTGCTCTCAAGGGACGAGGCGATcgcttggtggtggtggtggttgggggggggtgaaggaaatatgccctggaggcaataataaagttattatttatttccttatatcatgataaatgtttattattcgtgctagaattgtattaaccggaaacataatacatgtgtgaatacatagacaaacagagtgtcactagtatgcctctacttgactagctcgttgatcaaagatggttatgtttcctggccatagacatgagttgtcatttgattaacgggatcacatcattaggagaatgatgtgattgacttgacccattccgttagcttagcactcgatcgtttagtatgttgctattgctttcttcatgacttatacatgttcctatgactatgagattatgcaactcccgtttaccggaggaacactttgtgtgctaccaaacgtcacaacgtaactgggtgattataaaggtgctctacaggtgtctccaaaggtacttgttgggttggcgtatttcgagattaggatttgtcactccgattgtcggagaggtatctctgggcccactcagtaatacacatcacgataagccttgcaagcattgtgactaatgagttagttacgggatgatgtattacggaacgagtaaagagacttgccggtaacgagattgaactaggtatagagataccgacgatcgaatctcgggcaagtaacataccgatgacaaagggaacaacgtatgttgttatgcggtctgaccgataaagatctttgtagaatatgtgggaaccaatatgagcatctaggttccgctattggttattgaccggagaagtgtctcggtcatgtctacatagttctcgaacccgtagggtccgcacgcttaacgttacgatgacaattatattatgagtttatatgttttgatgtaccgaaggttgttcggagtctcggatgtgatcacggacatgacgaggagtctcgaaatggtcgagacataaagattgatatattggaagcctatgtttggacatcgaaagtgttccgggtgaaatcgggatctttccggagtaccgggaggttaccggaaccccccggtaacttaatgggccttagtgggcctaggtggaagagaggagaggaggccagggtagggccgcgcgcccctcccccccagtccgaataggacaaggagaggggggcggcgcccccccttccttcctcccctccaccttttcccccttcctctcctagtcc is drawn from Aegilops tauschii subsp. strangulata cultivar AL8/78 chromosome 1, Aet v6.0, whole genome shotgun sequence and contains these coding sequences:
- the LOC109782054 gene encoding uncharacterized protein, which gives rise to MATAAAIRRLLRPTSSTALSRARRILSSTASSPPNRSPNTNSPVSFDWSDDDESSPAPPPASPAKNPTLPPPYDPFSKKPAVADPPDPTNLQEVFHQMRAGGLTDYAIKMFDGLSKDGLTHEALALFSVIKDKGAMPDVVAHTAVLEAYANAGPAHWRDAVRTYKRMLSSGVAPNAYTMAVLIKGLAASDRCAEAGKYLLEMLDRGMRPNVETCLAAFEAHVRMDKVEEGKALLETMKKKGFVLDEEAVRSGTVKRGHVFRGVMSLLFGKS